The genomic segment TTTTCAAAACTTGTAATCCTCCATCCAACTTGTAGTTTGCCCCGTGTGCAAACCTTGGTGCGTTTTGCACTTCTTCTATAAAGTTCGACGCTTCTGTAAGCTTTTGCATGTTggtgaaaaatttcatggtGCCAGTATGGTAAATAgtaaatatgaccaaaatattCGTCTTGATGCCAACTTGCCAAGTTAATAGTACTGTACCCACGTGATGTGATGGAGATACCAGCGGACGGCTATTcttacatatacatataaaatatatatatatataaatactccatgtattaattaattaatgtatttTACTGATAATTAGTTGATACGTACGTACAGCTCTGGTATTATATGGGTCCCTCCCTTTAGATGGGTGCACTGCAGCTGAGCCTGAGCTGCTTTCGTCCAGTTCGATCGAGCACAGGAACAATCTCCCCTTGCAGTGTAAAGCAGCTTTCAGTTCAGAGTACGTATATACATGTAGGGTCGTCGTTGCAGCACCAGCATACATGGGCATAATGATGGTAAGTGTGATAGAGGATGAGACAACAAAGCAAGAATCTTCGCTGGCTCTTCTTGATCGATGTCCAGACAGCCCTCTGATTAAGAAATAGTACGTAGTAGCCCGGTTCAATTGACGTACAGTTGCGCAGAAAAGGATAGTGCAGTGCCAGCCAGCGATCGAAATGCAtcgacagcagcagcagcagctagctgAGAATCTCAGATGCAAGTATGGGCCGGTATGCAGATTATTAATTAAACCAGCAGTCTTTTCTTTCGTTTTCTTCAATAGTGTGTCAGGCGCTGCAGCATGGAGCACAACAAATTTACAGTATGTAGCACTGTTATTACGTGACAcacacaaacatgcatgcaagcaCATACGACAAATATACACAGCTCGATCGATCCAGTATCATGCAGTGCAATGAGTCAGGAAATTGTTAACATGGATAAATCCACATGAACGGCAAGTGACTGCAGAATATATATTATGCGTACGCAAATGGTGCTGATCGATGGCATCATTCCACTGGAATCTATATCGGAACGCAGATCAGGCAAAGTGGTGAGAAAAGGGCCGGAGACGAGATTACTTGAATGATCAAGGCATGCAGCTGATAGtcacatgcatcatgcatgcatgcaagacaAACACATATTGCACAAGCATCAGCTTTATGATGACTCCAGTTCATCAAGCACAGGTTGTATCTAGCATCCCAGCTTTATAATCACCAAGGAAATCAAACAAGTGGTGATTGATCAGGAGGCCAGGCCAGGCTAGCAGGAGAAAATTCTCATCAAATGAAGGACACAATAAGGCTAGCAAATAAGTAAAGGCCAACGTACGTACAGCGTTGGTTGAGTAGTGCAAGTTTGACTCATGCATCATTTCTTCTAAAAAGATTGATGCTAATGCATGCATGGCCTGAAATGTGATAATGAGTTCAATTTGGGAGCAAAGAGATgactgaatttttttataacaaGATATAAAATCTCTCTTGTTGGAAGAGGATTAACGTAAGGATGAATTTATCCTGAGATATAGGAAAGCTATCACCCCAGTACCCCACTGTACGATCATGACTAGATAACTTGTAATATTTGGTTTGTCTCCTTTTCTCCCGGTCCTAGTGCCATCCCAGCCTCCTCCCCCCATGTAcacatccttttctttttcgtcATTTATAAAATGGCTTGTGCTGTGGGGAAACTCCCCTATAGTTTTTCGGTCAAAGAAGATAATAGGTTCAATTTTGCTTCTAGCTACAAGTTTATATATGCCGGGGCATGCATGAGCATGACTGGATTGAGATTATATTAATTGTGTGTACTGAAACTAGCTATAGTTTCTGTCAGAGAAAAACGTACAGGAAAGCATGCGATAATTCACAAACACAATTGTATATGCATGTCATAAGTTACACCGATCGGTCATGTACGTCTTGGTTCGCCACAAGGACGTATTAATTGTTTAAATTAGGCACCACATATTAGTGagtgattgatttgatttgtaAATGATGGACAATATATGCATACgatagtgtatatatatatcgaaTGCAATTGTAACTTGGAAAACATGATTCAGGCAGACTAGCGTATGCAAGTGTAACACGGAAAGCCTGATTCAGGCAGACTAGCATATGCGAGTGTAACACGGAAAGGCTGATTCAGGCAGATCAGCTTCAACGCATAGATCGAATGCATAAGCTGGAATCCCGTTGAATTTTGCAAGGGCCAATCATCGAGCCTATCAATCTGTACGTAGGTCATTGGTAGGCCCATTCCTTTTGTCCTAATATTCCTTGCAAAACATGCTAATTGCATGGGGACTGCAGCCTTTTGTgttaagatcatctccaacagctaccttaaatttccATCctcaaaacactattacagtatcccctatcactattacagcatcccctatctttaacactgtagcagtactgtaccACTGGACagaggatctgttggagatgaatttcTAATGCTACAGTAGActgcaaagtactgtagcactagaatttGCAGGTTTGGAGACTCCGTTGGAGATAGCCTAAGGTTATATTATGGAAACGTTAATTCATCTCCTCGAGGCCCGACTTTGAAATTGAAAACCACCATTTGGTCTCCTTTTCAATTCAAGAAAATTGCAACATATAACTCATCCCCTCACCACAACAGGTATGAGGTTCAATGAAAAGTGAAAAACGTCATGGATCCCCTGATTTTTGTCACAGATAACATTTATGACATAAAAACTTCAACATAAAATCCGCATATGAAATTTGTATACTAAGTTTCTGTTAGGGGATTTGCATGTTTCAACTTGCAGATCCAATCTTTCAAAATAAGAGTCTACGGTCGGCGCCGGAGGCCCGAGGGGAACGCATGAACAGCAGAGACACGGATCGGATCGGAAAACAactgggaagaggaagaagattgTTAAGTTTCTCTCAACTAATAAACAACAAATTACCTATGTTCGGTCCGATGACCAAATATGCGTGGAAAGGCGACAAAGAGTATATAGGACTAGCTAGGATTGCCAAACTACAATGCATGCAGTGATTCAAACAATTTGAGAACCGATCAACTCAGGACCAGGTAATATACATTTCAAAAGATTTGTTCAGAAGAAACAAGACTCAGAGTCTCTGCATGTGTCTTTATTTAGACCCTACTAGTTCAACACTTGGAAATAAATAAGATGCCTTAACGGTGACAAAGATATATAGCAGGAAGGGAAAATTTCACAACGTATTGCACACATACCCTCTATCTTGGCTATGCATTTACGTTGAGATTCGTATTGGAGAgtttgttaaaaaaacaatTGGTGAGAAAATCAACGGATGGATGAGAGAGATGGATTGTCGAGATAGAGAATGTGTGCGGACTATGTTGTAGAGTTGCACTTCTCATATATATAGCGTATAGGTACACATTCACCTAGCTTGGACACTGTGCACCAATTATATTATCCATTGCTTTGTgaattgaaattaaagaagaaaacaaaaaggcACACCCACCCACCAATTAATACCTAAACACAGCAGAGTTGAGAAGACTTGTCATCTAATCATACATATTCTTACTGATCTCTCTCCCTAGCTTCTTCTATCTCTTCTCcctctttcctctcctcttcaGATCATTCCCTGCATGCTGTCATCCTCCAATTCATTTCAGACAGGGATGCATCTTTCTCGATTCTTGCACATAGCAATACGCACAaccacacacacacagataTGCTACCTTGGTCTGTGATCTACTAGTTGCCTAGCTAGCTTAATTGGGTTGCAACAAAAAGGCAGGCCACCTCAATCACCAGCGCGCCCATGAACTCCACAGAGATGGATCAACTAGGCAAGTACTTGGGCTTGTGGGGGCaaagaagaagcagcagcagcactgcTGCGAGCCCCATCCCTTCTTGGGCGGCAGCGTACGGCAGTGAGCCGTCGTGGGAGGAGCAGGCGTTCGCGCGCGACGCGGCGGCGCACCTCGGCGGCTGCGTGTGGCCGCCGCGCTCCTACTCATGCAGCTTCTGCCAGCGCGAGTTCCGGTCGGCGCAGGCGCTCGGTGGTCACATGAACGTCCACCGCCGCGACAGAGCTCTTCTGCGGCAGGGTTCGTCCCCCGAAGACGTCCAAGACATGAGCGCCCCCCATGATCAACCACAGAAAGGGGTTCTCTTGTTCAGGGCAGCCTCTAACACTAGCACTACCACTACTAGTAGTATTGCCGTCCCGTCAGCTAAGGGGGGTGTGAACAGTGGTatcgctcctcctccttcctacCTAGCAACCATCATCAAGGAGAGCAAGACCAAGCTTTTCTTGTCGATATCGGCGCCTATGGTGGTGATGAGGGAAGAGGCAATAGATCAGGGCGATCATGACGACAACGAGGAGGAGCtggggaggatgatgaagaggaggcgTCTAGATCATCCGTCGGTAGAGCTTCCAATCTTTGTGCAGCCGACAGCGGCGGCTTCCGAGGTGGCAACAAGTGAATCACAGGGCCTACAGGGGCTTGATCAAGATGCAAAGGTAGCCAGAACAATAATCGCAAGCCCTAGCTCTATTCCTCATCTTTTGAATCAACAAGAAGTAGATCTAGAGCTGAGGCTTGGGACTACTCCAAAAGTTACATGATATAAGCCAGTAATTTTGCATGCAAAACAAGAACACTTTATCCAGTCTTTGAAGTTTGCCAGTGCTTCTGTTCGATTGCTgtttcccccttttattttctttctccttttccgCCTTCTCTTTCTGGGTTCTATTTGATCAATTCGTGCATTATTTTTTGGCCAAAGGGGAAGTTCACATATATTTCTGTCAATCTCAATTGTTGCACTCATAGCAATACATATGCAATTGTTGTAGAACAAGTTACACATATGAGGCGTTCGATCCGAAGTCTTGTATCTTGTTGAACCGATATTTATTGCTCATATAATCAAGCTTCTTCTGCCTCTTCTTGTGTTGTTGTGTGTTCGAACAGTTCCAGGATCATATTTATACTTCCTGCTTTTGCTTCCTAAGATATACATAAACACTTGAGTATATATGAAACTCCTAAGATGCACATACACACTTGAGTATGAAGAACTATACATTGACTTGATCATATATATTCTTCACAGCTGGCTTGTTTCTTTTAATTATCATGTTGTACTTTTGGTTTGTTCATAGTGATCTTTTTGTGGTATCAATTTATCAGTATTTCAGTTTTGGCTATTACCTTGTACATATCACATCTTCAAAGTAAACTGGAGACTTAAATAAATTGGTAATATATATGTGCTTGCTAATATGAAGCTAACTGGTTAGCCTGCAGGTAGTTTTATCGAGTTCCGTATTCAGCTGTTCTCCCTCAAGCATATAATTGGAGCAGCAAGTAGCTAGAACCTTACTATTACACCCTAAACCAACTGGAATTCGAAAAGTCACAATCAAGAAAAGGTTTAGTAATTTTATTATGTGTGCATCATGTGTGCATCATGATTAGGTTAGTAAGCTTTCTTTAGCTAATCAAGATCACAAGCAGACAGTAGTGAGGACGAACCGACGAAGTGATCATCTGTTGTGTTGCATGTCCTACATACTTCCAATACGCATCATGTGGAGGGGATGCAGCTTACTCCACTCTACTACAAAACATCACATATGTATCACtccatcagtgccagttcaacagttgaagatgtatcagtaccggttcttaaactcccgcgcgtGAACAACAACTGAGGAGcaaagaaccggcactgatagtgactttatcagtgccagttctagacATGAACAGACACTGAAGATCGCTACTGTcacagctcatcttaaaaaattcataattttttcacacgaagtcggatggcgaaaaactttatatgaaaattatagctctcgatgagatctacaactttgtattttttttaatttgaggttatTTAAAttccaaataattataataaaattaCAACAGTAGTCGATGACAGctcacataaaaaaaatcataattttttcacatgAAGTCGGATtaggaaaaactttatatgaaaattgtagctctcaacggaatctacaactttgtagttgttcacttttttatttgaagcaataTAGCTACACAAATAAATCAATAAATGCTGTCAAAGGAAACACACATAGGGTCACAAATTGAAGTGTTGGATCTAGTGTAAAATTAGTAGAAATTGTTGAAAAAGCCACATATTTGGTCATAAGGATGAAAACcgcaaattcaaagatttttatcatgagtttggTAATTCGAATTGATAAAACATATGTgcagcactaactttcagatTAAGTACTATGTCTCAAAAAAATTCCAAACGAATCGAAGGTCATTTTTTGACGAAAAACTCCAAAGGTCCTATCGAGGGTATTCCGAGCCTTTTTTGGGGGTCAAGAAGTGTATAGATCTaaaaatttgtattttttttatgcacCTCTTCGTTAGCTTCAAAAGTAGACGTCGAACGTTAAAATCAGATtatatatgcaaaagttatggttgtTTCACTGAATACTACATAGATTGGACACAAACTTGAAATACGGAGTTGGATGGAggcaaactttatatgaatattgtagaactcgatgagatgtacaactttgtcatttgaggtcatttagatatccaaatagccattcaaacgttcggtcagaagatgtcaaaaggatttattgtGCTACTATACTCACAAACGGATGATAGCTGaaatggttagaggggtcacacGCGTGCACAGGCTATGATGTCTTGAGTTTGAGTCTTGGTTGCCATATGCAAGTGAATATAGTGTGACTTGTGAATGTTGGGTGCGTTTGGGTGGGCACCCTCTGCTCAAGTGTCCCTGGTCGcgaatttttttaaacttttttcgGCCCAAAAATATTGAATCGAAACAGAGACTATCAGTGCAGATTAGTAGCTCCAACCAATGCTGATAGTGGTAGCTCctaccgacactgataatccactatcagtgttggttggaGCTATCAACCGGCACTTATAGtaattttcagtgccggttccgtacccgacactgatagtcaaaacccgtcactgattacccgacactgatagtcagtgactattagtgccgagtaatcaTGATCAGTTCAAAACCCGCCACCGAtagcgattttgaaccgacactgatgaaggCTTCTGCAGTAGTGCCAATATATTGTATCATATCAAGATTATAATTTCACATACAAATATGCGCATTATGATAATTATTTCATGCTTCTCAACCTTTCCTACCTTACATATTACTACAATTAATTTACAAAATGagttgcttcctcaaaaagaaacacaaaactGCACTTCTTTTCtttgcaacattttttttcaatagaAACAAATTTGCTATACAACTTTCCTCTTTTGTCTTCAGCCTATGCGAACTTCTGTGATTACTGGATTTGTATATATGTAGCGATCAGTGCATGCGTTGCTTTATTGGATATTGGTATAATGCATAAATCATTCttgacaaaagaaaaaaaaagtcaccTTTGCAAATCGACAATCCCTAATAGAAATGGGATATGCAATCTATAAAAAACAATTAATAATCAGATAACGAATGGATTATGATGAGGACATGTACATCTGATCTGAGAGACTAAATCTTCTCAAATTTGTTGTGAGAGAAAAGTCGACATTTTTATATTTGATGGTATCCTGGTAATAAAAGTGTAAATTAATCAGACAGAGATACAAGAGTTGTACTTTCATCAACAGAACTAAAATAGTTAGCTAATGATAATGTTATGATACAACTCTACTTTAAATATAAACATATGCATCGTAGCATAGAACAGATTAATCAACTAGTCCTATGTAATTTCATCCTTGGTTTGTTTCTAGCATGCTAGAAAGCACCTCGTCTCCCCCTTTATTTGATCCTGTAGAGAGTGATGAGTAGTCTGAGTCTGTGTGTTTCAAGCCATGCTGCCAGCATTTTTTTTTGTCCGTAGTATGGTAGCTTGAGGGGTACCTGTGGAACTGAA from the Phragmites australis chromosome 19, lpPhrAust1.1, whole genome shotgun sequence genome contains:
- the LOC133900622 gene encoding zinc finger protein 10-like yields the protein MNSTEMDQLGKYLGLWGQRRSSSSTAASPIPSWAAAYGSEPSWEEQAFARDAAAHLGGCVWPPRSYSCSFCQREFRSAQALGGHMNVHRRDRALLRQGSSPEDVQDMSAPHDQPQKGVLLFRAASNTSTTTTSSIAVPSAKGGVNSGIAPPPSYLATIIKESKTKLFLSISAPMVVMREEAIDQGDHDDNEEELGRMMKRRRLDHPSVELPIFVQPTAAASEVATSESQGLQGLDQDAKVARTIIASPSSIPHLLNQQEVDLELRLGTTPKVT